Proteins encoded within one genomic window of Cellulomonas xiejunii:
- a CDS encoding endo-1,4-beta-xylanase, whose protein sequence is MTTPHRRHRRGRLAAAGGLTAAAMAIALAVPAQAAGSTLQAAAAETNRYFGTAMAAHYLNNSGTMNIVNREFNMITAENEMKMDAMQPNRGQFNWSSGDRIVNWARQNGKQVRGHALAWHSQQPGWMQNMSGSTLRTAMLEHVTGVATYYRGKIHSWDVVNEAFADGSSGARRSSNLQGTGNDWIEAAFRAARAADPGAKLCYNDYNTDNWSHAKTQAVYNMVKDFKSRGVPIDCVGFQAHFNSGNPVPSNYHTTLGNFAALGVDVQITELDIEGSGNSQGEQYRGIVQACLSVARCTGITVWGVKDSDSWRASGTPLLFDGNGNKKAAYNYTLDALNAGGTAATPGGQTGPQPTQQPTQQPTQQPTQQPTANPTTPPPTGGGTCTATYSEGQKWNDRFNGNVTIRANGNIRSWTATVVLPYPQYVTSTWNGSPTWPASNVMVMRPAGSGALASGQSASFGFTVQHGGNWTWPTVTCSAS, encoded by the coding sequence ATGACGACCCCACACCGCAGGCACCGCCGCGGGCGCCTTGCCGCCGCAGGCGGCCTCACCGCAGCCGCGATGGCCATCGCGCTCGCCGTCCCGGCGCAGGCCGCCGGCAGCACGCTCCAGGCCGCCGCAGCCGAGACCAACCGGTACTTCGGCACCGCGATGGCTGCGCACTACCTGAACAACTCGGGGACGATGAACATCGTCAACCGCGAGTTCAACATGATCACGGCCGAGAACGAGATGAAGATGGACGCGATGCAGCCCAACCGCGGCCAGTTCAACTGGTCCTCGGGCGACCGCATCGTCAACTGGGCCCGCCAGAACGGCAAGCAGGTCCGCGGGCACGCCCTGGCGTGGCACTCCCAGCAGCCCGGCTGGATGCAGAACATGTCCGGCAGCACGCTGCGGACCGCGATGCTCGAGCACGTCACCGGTGTCGCCACGTACTACCGCGGCAAGATCCACAGCTGGGACGTCGTCAACGAGGCGTTCGCCGACGGCAGCTCCGGCGCGCGTCGCAGCTCGAACCTGCAGGGCACCGGCAACGACTGGATCGAGGCCGCGTTCCGCGCGGCCCGCGCCGCCGACCCGGGCGCCAAGCTCTGCTACAACGACTACAACACCGACAACTGGTCCCACGCCAAGACCCAGGCGGTCTACAACATGGTCAAGGACTTCAAGTCGCGTGGCGTCCCGATCGACTGCGTCGGCTTCCAGGCGCACTTCAACTCGGGCAACCCGGTCCCGTCGAACTACCACACCACGCTCGGCAACTTCGCCGCGCTGGGTGTCGACGTCCAGATCACCGAGCTGGACATCGAGGGCTCGGGCAACTCCCAGGGCGAGCAGTACCGCGGCATCGTCCAGGCGTGCCTGTCCGTCGCCCGTTGCACCGGCATCACGGTGTGGGGCGTCAAGGACTCGGACTCCTGGCGCGCCTCGGGCACCCCGCTGCTGTTCGACGGCAACGGCAACAAGAAGGCGGCGTACAACTACACCCTCGACGCCCTCAACGCCGGCGGCACCGCCGCCACCCCCGGTGGTCAGACGGGCCCGCAGCCCACGCAGCAGCCCACGCAGCAGCCCACGCAGCAGCCGACGCAGCAGCCGACGGCCAACCCGACGACGCCCCCGCCCACCGGCGGCGGCACCTGCACGGCGACGTACTCCGAGGGCCAGAAGTGGAACGACCGCTTCAACGGCAACGTGACGATCCGCGCCAACGGCAACATCCGCAGCTGGACGGCGACGGTCGTGCTGCCGTACCCGCAGTACGTCACGTCCACCTGGAACGGGTCACCCACGTGGCCCGCGTCGAACGTGATGGTCATGCGTCCGGCGGGCAGCGGTGCGCTGGCCTCCGGCCAGAGCGCCTCGTTCGGGTTCACCGTCCAGCACGGTGGCAACTGGACGTGGCCCACCGTGACCTGCTCGGCCTCGTGA
- a CDS encoding GNAT family N-acetyltransferase yields the protein MIPSRHTARLVMRSWQDSDLEPFAEMNADPEVMKYFPSLLTRAESDALATQARTHVEEHGWGLWALEVDGRFAGFTGLARPRWNPDLVEVGWRLPRWAWGHGYATEAAREALAVGFDELGLAEIVSFTTVDNERSRAVMRRLGMTYDPADDFDYESSAAGHPLRRSVLYRIRAPRESRPTAGAAPTSQG from the coding sequence ATGATCCCCTCGCGTCACACCGCCCGCCTGGTCATGCGCTCGTGGCAGGACAGCGACCTCGAGCCGTTCGCCGAGATGAATGCCGACCCCGAGGTCATGAAGTACTTCCCATCCCTGCTGACCCGTGCGGAGAGCGACGCGCTCGCCACCCAAGCGCGGACGCACGTCGAGGAGCACGGCTGGGGGCTGTGGGCCCTGGAGGTCGACGGACGGTTCGCCGGCTTCACCGGGCTCGCGCGGCCGCGCTGGAACCCCGACCTGGTCGAGGTCGGCTGGCGGCTGCCCCGCTGGGCGTGGGGCCACGGGTACGCCACGGAGGCGGCGCGTGAAGCGCTGGCCGTGGGCTTCGACGAGCTCGGGCTGGCGGAGATCGTGTCGTTCACCACCGTGGACAACGAGCGGTCGCGAGCCGTCATGCGTCGACTCGGCATGACGTACGACCCCGCGGACGACTTCGACTACGAGTCGAGCGCGGCGGGTCACCCGCTCCGCCGCTCGGTGCTCTACCGGATCCGTGCGCCGCGGGAGAGCCGCCCGACCGCAGGTGCCGCACCCACGTCGCAGGGATGA
- a CDS encoding SMP-30/gluconolactonase/LRE family protein, translated as MLRAEQVTDAVAYHGEGPCWSPTWGGLRWVDMLAGDLLTLDEDGSVSRLHVGDLAAFVRPRSRGGYVVGLERGIGLAESPDGLPTPQPELWSDPGVRMNEAGCDPWGVLYAGSMAYDARPGGARLYRITPAGDVTVVIDDATISNGLDFSPDGTLAYYDDTATGRTDVFDVVDRRLTNRRPFFAREDESPDGLTVDSAGNVWVALNGAGRVRCVSPSGEVLAEVEVPVRLTTACTLGGPDLRDLYISTSREHLEDPEPEAGALFRVRVEVPGRPVLPFGG; from the coding sequence GTGCTGAGAGCAGAGCAGGTCACCGACGCCGTCGCCTATCACGGCGAGGGTCCGTGCTGGTCACCGACGTGGGGTGGCCTGCGCTGGGTCGACATGCTCGCGGGTGACCTGCTGACGCTCGACGAGGACGGGTCGGTGAGCCGCCTGCACGTGGGGGACCTCGCGGCGTTCGTGCGGCCGCGCTCGCGGGGCGGCTACGTGGTCGGGCTCGAGCGCGGCATCGGGCTCGCGGAGTCGCCGGACGGGCTGCCGACGCCGCAGCCGGAGCTGTGGTCCGACCCGGGCGTGCGGATGAACGAGGCCGGGTGCGACCCGTGGGGCGTCCTGTACGCGGGGTCGATGGCGTACGACGCGCGTCCCGGCGGAGCGCGCCTGTACCGGATCACGCCCGCCGGGGACGTCACGGTGGTGATCGACGACGCGACCATCTCCAACGGTCTCGACTTCTCGCCCGACGGCACGCTCGCCTACTACGACGACACGGCCACCGGCCGGACCGACGTCTTCGACGTGGTCGACCGTCGCTTGACCAACCGTCGGCCGTTCTTCGCCCGTGAGGACGAGAGCCCCGACGGGCTGACGGTCGACTCGGCGGGCAACGTGTGGGTCGCGCTCAACGGCGCGGGTCGCGTCCGCTGCGTCTCGCCGTCGGGGGAGGTGCTCGCGGAGGTCGAGGTACCCGTGCGCCTCACGACGGCCTGCACGCTGGGTGGCCCGGACCTGCGGGACCTGTACATCTCCACGTCGCGCGAGCACCTGGAGGACCCCGAGCCCGAGGCCGGTGCGCTGTTCCGGGTGCGCGTCGAGGTGCCGGGCCGCCCGGTGCTGCCGTTCGGCGGCTGA
- a CDS encoding GMC oxidoreductase, with protein MSVPVSAAPHVVVVGSGFGGSVAALRLSEKGYRVTVVEAGRRFTAQTLPRTSWDVRRFLWAPRLGCRGIQRIHVLPDVVLLAGAGVGGGSLVYANTLYRPESDDFYRDPQWASLTDWRDELAPHYDQAQRMLGVVQNPTLTPADDVVRAVAHDLGVADTFRLAPVGVVFGTPGEPVADPFFGGAGPERRGCLECGECMTGCRHGAKNTLETNYLWLAERSGARIVPDTTVASLLPRPDGRWDVVTVPTGRRRPGTTLLADQVVLAAGAWGTQELLHRLKADGTLPGLSDRLGHLTRTNSEALGGAARRPRAPGPRVNSGVAITSSVWLDERTHIEPVRYGHGSNLMGLLGTVLTDGGGRVPRWVRWLGQVVRHPRHAVSVLTGLRTWSDRAVVGLVMQTGGAALTVRPRRTWTGRWRLTSTRGDGEPNPTWLPQANAAYRSMARHLDGIPMSTLGEIADVPMTAHFLGGCTIGGDPTTGVVDAYHRVFGYPGLHVVDGSTISANLGVNPSLTITAQAERACAMWPNAGDPDPRPRVGEPYRRVPPVAPRHPAVPSHARAALPLTVVRHADLASPTARGSHPRPTGSPYDPAS; from the coding sequence GTGAGCGTGCCCGTGTCGGCCGCCCCGCACGTCGTCGTCGTGGGCTCCGGGTTCGGCGGGTCGGTCGCGGCGCTGCGGCTCTCGGAGAAGGGCTATCGCGTCACCGTCGTCGAGGCGGGTCGCCGGTTCACCGCGCAGACGTTGCCGCGCACGTCGTGGGACGTGCGGCGCTTCCTGTGGGCGCCGCGGCTGGGCTGTCGTGGCATCCAACGCATCCACGTGCTGCCCGACGTGGTCCTGCTGGCCGGCGCCGGGGTCGGCGGCGGCTCGCTCGTGTACGCCAACACGCTGTACCGGCCGGAGTCCGACGACTTCTACCGCGACCCGCAGTGGGCGTCCCTCACGGACTGGCGCGACGAGCTGGCGCCGCACTACGACCAGGCGCAGCGCATGCTCGGGGTCGTCCAGAACCCCACGCTGACGCCCGCCGACGACGTCGTGCGCGCGGTCGCCCATGACCTCGGGGTGGCGGACACGTTCCGGCTCGCACCGGTCGGTGTCGTCTTCGGGACGCCGGGCGAGCCCGTGGCGGACCCGTTCTTCGGGGGTGCCGGGCCGGAGCGCCGCGGGTGCCTGGAGTGTGGCGAGTGCATGACCGGCTGCCGGCACGGCGCGAAGAACACGCTGGAGACCAACTACCTGTGGCTCGCGGAACGGTCCGGTGCGCGGATCGTCCCCGACACCACGGTCGCCTCCCTGCTCCCCCGGCCCGACGGGCGGTGGGACGTCGTCACGGTCCCGACAGGCCGGCGCCGACCGGGCACCACGCTGCTCGCCGACCAGGTCGTCCTCGCCGCCGGCGCCTGGGGCACGCAGGAGCTGCTGCACCGGCTCAAGGCCGACGGCACGCTGCCGGGGCTGTCCGACCGGCTCGGGCACCTGACGCGCACCAACTCCGAGGCGCTCGGCGGCGCGGCCCGTCGCCCGCGCGCGCCCGGCCCGCGCGTCAACAGCGGGGTCGCGATCACGTCGTCGGTGTGGCTCGACGAGCGCACGCACATCGAGCCCGTGCGCTACGGCCACGGCTCGAACCTCATGGGCCTGCTGGGCACGGTGCTCACCGACGGCGGCGGGCGCGTGCCGCGCTGGGTCCGCTGGCTGGGGCAGGTGGTGCGGCACCCCCGGCACGCGGTGTCCGTGCTGACGGGCCTGCGCACGTGGTCGGACCGCGCGGTGGTCGGTCTCGTCATGCAGACGGGCGGCGCGGCGCTGACGGTCCGGCCGCGGCGCACGTGGACGGGCCGCTGGCGCCTGACGTCGACGCGCGGCGACGGCGAGCCGAACCCGACCTGGCTGCCCCAGGCCAACGCGGCGTACCGGAGCATGGCCCGCCACCTCGACGGCATCCCCATGAGCACCCTGGGGGAGATCGCCGACGTGCCGATGACCGCGCACTTCCTGGGCGGCTGCACGATCGGCGGTGACCCGACCACGGGCGTGGTCGACGCGTACCACCGTGTCTTCGGGTACCCGGGCCTGCACGTCGTGGACGGGTCGACGATCTCCGCGAACCTGGGCGTGAACCCGTCGCTCACCATCACCGCCCAGGCGGAGCGCGCGTGCGCGATGTGGCCGAACGCCGGCGACCCGGACCCGCGACCGAGGGTCGGCGAGCCGTACCGGCGGGTGCCGCCCGTCGCGCCACGGCACCCCGCGGTGCCCTCGCACGCACGGGCCGCGCTGCCGCTGACGGTGGTGCGGCACGCCGACCTTGCGAGTCCCACAGCGCGGGGGTCCCACCCGCGGCCGACCGGCAGCCCGTACGATCCCGCGTCATGA
- a CDS encoding endo-1,4-beta-xylanase: MRATRLVRNGAVLSAAAALALAGCTSAGDPSPTPTPTPAAAPDVALRDLPRAGLAVGVAVAGGGHHAAAGYPDPFGEDDAYRDVIAEQFSSVTHENQLKWEFLRPTREEFRFEGADAVIDFAEENGQQVRGHTLLWHSQNPRWLTSGTFTDEEMRALLQEHIATVVGRYKGRIVHWDVANEIFDDSGVLRTEENPFLARFGTAIVADALRWAHEADPDAVLYLNDFNVESVGPKSDAYLALATELLAAGAPLHGFGVQGHLSTQYPFPGDLETNLRRFTDLGLEVAITELDVRVPVDGAGRAEPDDVEKQVEYYGRAVDACVAVERCTSLTLWGVTDRYSWVPGFFAGEGSAMVLDEDLAVKPAFTAVADALRGPDA, from the coding sequence ATGAGAGCAACGAGGCTCGTCCGGAACGGGGCCGTGCTGAGCGCCGCCGCCGCGCTCGCCCTGGCCGGCTGCACGTCAGCCGGCGACCCGTCCCCCACGCCGACGCCCACGCCCGCCGCCGCACCGGACGTCGCGCTGCGGGACCTGCCCCGCGCGGGCCTGGCCGTCGGTGTCGCGGTCGCCGGTGGCGGGCACCACGCCGCGGCCGGCTACCCGGACCCGTTCGGCGAGGACGACGCCTACCGCGACGTGATCGCCGAGCAGTTCTCGTCCGTGACGCACGAGAACCAGCTCAAGTGGGAGTTCCTGCGGCCCACGCGCGAGGAGTTCCGGTTCGAGGGCGCGGACGCCGTGATCGACTTCGCGGAGGAGAACGGTCAGCAGGTGCGCGGCCACACCCTGCTGTGGCACTCGCAGAACCCGCGCTGGCTGACCAGCGGCACGTTCACGGACGAGGAGATGCGCGCGCTCCTGCAGGAGCACATCGCCACGGTCGTCGGACGCTACAAGGGCCGGATCGTGCACTGGGACGTCGCCAACGAGATCTTCGACGACTCCGGCGTGCTGCGCACCGAGGAGAACCCGTTCCTTGCGCGCTTCGGCACCGCGATCGTCGCCGACGCCCTGCGCTGGGCGCACGAGGCCGACCCGGACGCCGTCCTGTACCTCAACGACTTCAACGTCGAGTCCGTCGGCCCCAAGTCCGACGCGTACCTGGCGCTCGCGACCGAGCTGCTCGCGGCCGGTGCGCCGCTGCACGGGTTCGGCGTCCAGGGCCACCTGTCGACGCAGTACCCGTTCCCGGGTGACCTCGAGACCAACCTGCGGCGCTTCACCGACCTGGGGCTGGAGGTCGCGATCACCGAGCTCGACGTCCGCGTCCCCGTCGACGGTGCGGGCCGCGCCGAGCCCGACGACGTCGAGAAGCAGGTCGAGTACTACGGCCGCGCCGTCGACGCGTGCGTCGCCGTCGAGCGCTGCACGTCCCTCACCCTGTGGGGCGTGACCGACCGTTACTCCTGGGTGCCGGGCTTCTTCGCCGGAGAGGGCTCCGCGATGGTCCTGGACGAGGACCTCGCCGTGAAGCCCGCGTTCACCGCGGTCGCCGACGCCCTGCGGGGGCCCGACGCCTGA
- a CDS encoding GNAT family N-acetyltransferase, giving the protein MAHAPDAPVVEHDEPGRRYVLRIGDDEVGELTYSTGADRVVLEHTVVDESRQERGLGSQLVGYALDDVRAAGRRVVPQCPFVRAYVERNPQYADLVD; this is encoded by the coding sequence ATGGCGCACGCACCCGACGCACCCGTCGTCGAGCACGACGAGCCCGGACGCCGGTACGTCCTGCGGATCGGCGACGACGAGGTCGGCGAGCTGACCTACTCGACCGGCGCCGACCGGGTGGTGCTCGAGCACACGGTCGTCGACGAGTCCCGGCAGGAGAGGGGCCTGGGTTCGCAGCTCGTGGGGTACGCGCTCGACGACGTGCGGGCCGCCGGGCGGCGCGTCGTCCCGCAGTGCCCGTTCGTCCGCGCCTACGTCGAGCGGAACCCGCAG